In Hippoglossus hippoglossus isolate fHipHip1 chromosome 11, fHipHip1.pri, whole genome shotgun sequence, the sequence CTGCTGTCAGAATCACCTCCTTGAGgattaaattcatatttttcatagGATTCAATAGCGACTTCCTCTCCCCGGAATCAAGAAGTGGTTCGACATCAGTGATGGAGCAACGTGCGGAAGTAAGAGTCTTCGCCGGCTGCCGCAACAGCTCAGAGAAGAATTAAAACTCAGAAGCACACGAGAGAAAACAGTTCATTGATCTCCTGGTCCCATAAGATTGtccgtttgttttttttctttagacAATGGTGCCAGAAACATGTGTCCTCGCTCGTCTGGTGATTGTACAAGGAAAAACTGACTAGGCTTAAAACCATTCAAGGAAGTAtcagcatttaaaaagaaaaatgacattgctttaaattttaaaaagacactGGCCATGTTACTGACCATGCATTGATCCTGTCTGAGAGAAATGCATTGTGTTTATACCTTCTATATTTTAGTACATTATTTCCaacttgatgaaaacaaacatgatacACAGACTATTATTATTGAAGAGGTTTACTTAAAAAACAATCTgcctttatttccctctctgtcccttttCAGTGAACTATTAAGGCTCCTGAGTGGCTGCTTGGCCTGTCAGAACTGTGGGGCTCTGTCCAATAGTCCTCAGTATGTCTCTGAATCTGAGTCATTCATTTCCTCGTCTGCAGATACAGTGGACAGTGGGCGTATCAGTGACGTTAAACCAAAGTGCAGGATGTGGAATGTGCATCCACGTCAAACCATTACTGGTGCACAGCTGCCACACTTTCATTAGTCATGTGCAAAACATTTCAATGACGACAAACActttcaaaacaacattttagtCAAATACATGACATCTTCCCAATTTAATTTAGGCAGCTGATAAACTCCAAACCTGCTGGATGCCCTTGGAACAAAAGCCAGCTCGTCACACTTATCTGCACATTTCCAGAAGCAGTGTCTTATTTGTCTCGGTGTCACATGATCATCTTTTCAGTCTCTGTTggtaaatacttttatttatgtacTCGGAGTCCCCACGTCCTTTCTTTGCGCTTTTCCAACCGGGTCAGCGACGATGACGATGCCCCACGCAGCCAAACCTGGGACACAAGCGCAGATGTGTCAGTGATGTTGCACCTGAAATACACAGAGACCCACTCTGACAGGCTTCTTCCACTCACTTGCAGCGAAGGTGATCTGCGCCACGGTGCCCATGGAGGTGGTTCCGCATCGTCGCATCACGTTCCGGGCCTCCATGAACACATAAGCTCCGGCCAGGATCAAACCACCTCCGGAGACGAGCcggcagctccagcagctcctgaacTTCGAGCCGGGCTGAGACGCGGGGGCGGCGGCTCGTCCTGTCGGTTCCTCCGGTGCTGTTGACATTGTGCTGCGCTCAGGTGCTAATGCTAATGTATCCCCTGGTTTAGAACGCGTGGAGACAGTAAACGAGCggggaaacaaacaggaaatacgTCTAGCTTCCTGCTTTTTCAAAAGAGCAATACCCTCAAATGCTCAAAGTATTTAAACACTTGTCACAATCTAAACGCTTGTTATCCCTTTAACCAGACAACATGTCAGCTGACTCTGGGACATTGACCTGACATTTGTCTGAGGTAACTGCTCAGTCTGTTTCACCATCCCAAGGGAGCAGTCATGTGTTTGTCAGTTGCACTTTATGTcggtttttatgttttaacgTCGGCTGCTGGTCAAACCGAGTCCGCTCCTGGATCCTCGTACGTCGCCGCCGTGTACGAGCATCACTTGGTCCTGAACCCGGAGCCTTGGGTTCCACTGTCCCGACCCGAGGCTCTGCGACATGTGGAGAAGAACCTGCAGATCTACGAGGAGCAGAGTGAGAAGGCTGCCCGGCaggtacgcacacacacgcacaaagtaACCACATACACACCAAATATTTACACAGTTACCACACAATTATGTCACTgttaccttgacctttggccatTTTTATAAGTTCATCTGAGTCCAAATAAACAATTTTACTTTATGAGATAAGAtgttcacaaacagacagacggacaacctgaaaacatgtaGCGTCTGGCCACAGGCCATCACTGGCATGGACGcacaataaatatcacaatgGTCTCATCCTCCTCTGGTCAGGGGGCCCAGATCCTGGTGTTTCCAGAGGACGGCCTTCACGGTTTCAACTTCAGCCGATCGTCCTTCTCTGGTTACCTGGAAACCATTCCTGACCCCCAGCAGGAGAACTGGAATCCCTGCACAGAGCCGGgcagacacaacaacactgagGTGCAGAATCTTAACTTTAATAATcaagcagacattttgacatttttaactgCTGTGATGAGGTCTTCCCCAAGCCTTCACGCCTCACCTCTGCGCTGCTGTTTCGTAGATTCTCCAGAGGCTGAGCTGTATGGCACGTCGATACAACCTCTACCTGGTGGCCAACATGGCTGACCTGCAACCTTGCCCCCTGACGACCAGCCCTTCCTCCCCCTGTCCGTCTGATGGTCACTGGCAGTTCAACACCAATGTGGTTTTCAGGTGCAGTTTTACCTTAAAGCAACAATATGTCACtcttactgagcaacagcgccctctgccaCCACTTAGATATATATTCTGTTTGCGTTTTTCATGTAAATATCATCAATGTGTTGAATGCACAGTACATACACACAgttgacagtgttttgttttatacagGTCTGATGGGCAGCTGGTGGCACGCTACCATAAACACAACCTCTACTTTGAGGAGGCCTTTGACTCACCACCGCAGCCGGAGATCATAACCTTTGAAACACCTTTCGCCGGGACGTTCGGCCTCCTCATCTGCTTTGACATGCTGTTCCAGGAACCCACAGTCACCCTGGTGGAGAGGGTAGAACAATCACACACTAacattttgcttgtgtttggtATTTATCTCCTCTTAGTCTCAACCTCTCTTGCAGGGTGTGCGTCAGCTGATCTTCCCCACAGCCTGGATGAaccagctccccctgctggactcGATCCAGTTCCAGAAGGCATTCAGCCTGGGTGCCAACGTCACCCTGCTGGCGTCCAACATCCGCAACGACCATCTAATTATGACAGGAAGCGGTATCTACACGCCTTTTTCTGCCACCTACCACCACGCACAgagaggagatgcagaggaggGCAGGCTGCTGGTGGCCAGGGTGCCGGTGTTGGACCCACTGGGTGCGGGGCACAGTGTGACGCAAGAGGAGGGTGCAGTCAGGAAAGAGTTCACATCATCTGCAGATACAGACTCAGGATACCAAGGAAGCTGTTTTGATTCTTCTCATCCTGAAAACACCTCTgctgtctctccctccatgtTGTGTGATCCGTTTACATTCGTCCTCCTGAATAAGACAGAGGGCAAACTTGACGTGTGTCACGGCGATGTCTGCTGTCACCTGCAGTACAGGCAGTCACAACAACAGGGCGGCACTAAAGAGCTCTATGCATTGGGGGCATTTGCtggcacacacactgtgaatgGACGCTGGGCCCTGCAGGTATGAGTGAGAAGAATTCAAATCTGGTTTAGGAGACACTTGTCACATTTGTCTCCCTTCTGTCTACAGGTGTGTGCGTTGGTGCGCTGTGCAGGGTTGGAGTCCAGCTCCTGCGGACAGCAAGTGGAAGAGGCAGAGACTAAAATGGACTTCCTGTTGGAGGGGACGTTTGGGACCAGACATGTGTATCCATCAGTATTGGCGAGTCGTTACGTTCTGGAGCAGCCGGGGTACCTGGAGAAGACGGCAGATGGCAGAGTGACCATGAAGCATTCAAACATGACGGGAGGCCTCGTCACGGCCTGTCTGTACGGACGAATGTACCACCTGGACAACGAATGAACTACAGCTGCAGGGATTCGTTGGTGAACAGAAAATTAACCCACTGGAATGATTGTTAGTGATTTCAAGGCAAAAATGCCAAAGATGATGTTTGCTTCTCCAATGTGAgaattttatgtattttttatccCTGTTGGACATGATTGTAAAGtgaatatattttagttttagacTGATGGTTGAAGAGATCAAGACACTTGAGGGTGTCAGCTTGAGCTGCGGGAAATTATGGAGGGAAGTTAACAATTTTCAGCAATTTtaggatacatttttttaaaccagaacgGGAcccagtagagtgcatacccTTCAATTCAGCCAAGCGGCACCAAATTTAACAAACCCAAATACCAGTTccataaatgtttgaatttttttcaccaagatctttgaattaaaaacaaacgccttatctcaaaatgttaaagaacctgatagaaaacatttctgcATCTGACCCCTGATCCAGACCAAACTTTTATGGGTTATTCCCCAACTGATGTAAAATTCTTCCACAAAATATTGTGATTATATGTTAAGTAGTTTTTAAcgtaatcttgtttacaaacaaaccaaccaacaaatgaacaagggtgaaaacaaccACCTTGGTGGAGGAGACGGAATAGAATTTTGAAGTTTTCATCAACACTAGTACTGACAACTCGGCTGCTACAATTTTTTACAAATtgcaataaatcaaaaacaaatatctttatTCCTTTGTTACttcatctttataaacattGCACCAGGTAGTGTTCATCCTCTGCCTGAAAGTTTCTTGgcagtttttattcatttctgtctctcacacacacacacagacacagtgtcaGCCACTTTCTCCAGTACAGTACACAGACATTAAGTAGTTTACAGCATAGCAGGTTAAAAGTTCCTCGGGTCGCTCATTTGCACCATCAATCCTGAACCAATCATACAGTGAACGGGTCTTACATCCACCTGCTGTCAGAATCACCTCCTTGAGgattaaattcatatttttcatagGATTCAATAGCGACTTCCTCTCCCCGGAATCAAGAAGTGGTTCGACATCAGTGATGGAGCAACGTGCGGAAGTAAGAGTCTTCGCCGGCTGCCGCAACAGCTCAGAGAAGAATTAAAACTCAGAAGCACACGAGAGAAAACAGTTCATTGATCTCCTGGTCCCATAAGATTGtccgtttgttttttttctttagacAATGGTGCCAGAAACATGTGTCCTCGCTCGTCTGGTGATTGTACAAGGAAAAACTGACTAGGCTTAAAACCATTCAAGGAAGTAtcagcatttaaaaagaaaaatgacattgctttaaattttaaaaagacactGGCCATGTTACTGACCATGCATTGATCCTGTCTGAGAGAAATGCATTGTGTTTATACCTTCTATATTTTAGTACATTATTTCCaacttgatgaaaacaaacatgatacACAGACTATTATTATTGAAGAGGTTTACTTAAAAAACAATCTgcctttatttccctctctgtcccttttCAGTGAACTATTAAGGCTCCTGAGTGGCTGCTTGGCCTGTCAGAACTGTGGGGCTCTGTCCAATAGTCCTCAGTATGTCTCTGAATCTGAGTCATTCATTTCCTCGTCTGCAGATACAGTGGACAGTGGGCGTATCAGTGACGTTAAACCAAAGTGCAGGATGTGGAATGTGCATCCACGTCAAACCATTACTGGTGCACAGCTGCCACACTTTCATTAGTCATGTGCAAAACATTTCAATGACGACAAACActttcaaaacaacattttagtCAAATACATGACATCTTCCCAATTTAATTTAGGCAGCTGATAAACTCCAAACCTGCTGGATGCCCTTGGAACAAAAGCCAGCTCGTCACACTTATCTGCACATTTCCAGAAGCAGTGTCTTATTTGTCTCGGTGTCACATGATCATCTTTTCAGTCTCTGTTggtaaatacttttatttatgtacTCGGAGTCCCCACGTCCTTTCTTTGCGCTTTTCCAACCGGGTCAGCGACGATGACGATGCCCCACGCAGCCAAACCTGGGACACAAGCGCAGATGTGTCAGTGATGTTGCACCTGAAATACACAGAGACCCACTCTGACAGGCTTCTTCCACTCACTTGCAGCGAAGGTGATCTGCGCCACGGTGCCCATGGAGGTGGTTCCGCATCGTCGCATCACGTTCCGGGCCTCCATGAACACATAAGCTCCGGCCAGGATCAAACCACCTCCGGAGACGAGCcggcagctccagcagctcctgaacTTCGAGCCGGGCTGAGACGCGGGGGCGGCGGCTCGTCCTGTCGGTTCCTCCGGTGCTGTTGACATTGTGCTGCGCTCAGGTGCTAATGCTAATGTATCCCCTGGTTTAGAACGCGTGGAGACAGTAAACGAGCggggaaacaaacaggaaatacgTCGAGCTTCCTGCTTTTTCAAAAGAGCAATACCCTCAAATGCTCAAAGTATTTAAACACTTGTCACAATCTAAACGCTTGTTATCCCTTTAACCAGACAACATGTCAGCTGACTCTGGGACATTGACCTGACATTTGTCTGAGGTAACTGCTCAGTCTGTTTCACCATCCCAAGGGAGCAGTCATGTGTTTGTCAGTTGCACTTTATGTcggtttttatgttttaacgTCGGCTGCTGGTCAAACCGAGTCCGCTCCTGGATCCTCGTACGTCGCCGCCGTGTACGAGCATCACTTGGTCCTGAACCCGGAGCCTTGGGTTCCACTGTCCCGACCCGAGGCTCTGCGACATGTGGAGAAGAACCTGCAGATCTACGAGGAGCAGAGTGAGAAGGCTGCCCGGCaggtacgcacacacacgcacaaagtaACCACATACACACCAAATATTTACACAGTTACCACACAATTATGTCACTgttaccttgacctttggccatTTTTATAAGTTCATCTGAGTCCAAATAAACAATTTTACTTTATGAGATAAGAtgttcacaaacagacagacggacaacctgaaaaacaTGTAGCGTCTGGCCACAGGCCATCACTGGCATGGACGcacaataaatatcacaatgGTCTCATCCTCCTCTGGTCAGGGGGCCCAGATCCTGGTGTTTCCAGAGGACGGCCTTCACGGTTTCAACTTCAGCCGATCGTCCTTCTCTGGTTACCTGGAAACCATTCCTGACCCCCAGCAGGAGAACTGGAATCCCTGCACAGAGCCGGgcagacacaacaacactgagGTGCAGAATCTTAACTTTAATAATcaagcagacattttgacatttttaactgCTGTGATGAGGTCTTCCCCAAGCCTTCACGCCTCACCTCTGCGCTGCTGTTTCGTAGATTCTCCAGAGGCTGAGCTGTATGGCACGTCGATACAACCTCTACCTGGTGGCCAACATGGCTGACCTGCAACCTTGCCCCCTGACGACCAGCCCTTCCTCCCCCTGTCCGTCTGATGGTCACTGGCAGTTCAACACCAATGTGGTTTTCAGGTGCAGTTTTACCTTAAAGCAACAATATGTCACtcttactgagcaacagcgccctctgccaCCACTTAGATATATATTCTGTTTGCGTTTTTCATGTAAATATCATCAATGTGTTGAATGCACAGTACATACACACAgttgacagtgttttgttttatacagGTCTGATGGGCAGCTGGTGGCACGCTACCATAAACACAACCTCTACTTTGAGGAGGCCTTTGACTCACCACCGCAGCCGGAGATCATAACCTTTGAAACACCTTTCGCCGGGACGTTCGGCCTCCTCATCTGCTTTGACATGCTGTTCCAGGAACCCACAGTCACCCTGGTGGAGAGGGTAGAACAATCACACACTAacattttgcttgtgtttggtATTTATCTCCTCTTAGTCTCAACCTCTCTTGCAGGGTGTGCGTCAGCTGATCTTCCCCACAGCCTGGATGAaccagctccccctgctggactcGATCCAGTTCCAGAAGGCATTCAGCCTGGGTGCCAACGTCACCCTGCTGGCGTCCAACATCCGCAACGACCATCTAATTATGACAGGAAGCGGTATCTACACGCCTTTTTCTGCCACCTACCACCACGCACAgagaggagatgcagaggaggGCAGGCTGCTGGTGGCCAGGGTGCCGGTGTTGGACCCACTGGGTGCGGGGCACAGTGTGACGCAAGAGGAGGGTGCAGTCAGGAAAGAGTTCACATCATCTGCAGATACAGACTCAGGATACCAAGGAAGCTGTTTGATTCTTCTCATCCTGAAAACACCTCTgctgtctctccctccatgtTGTGTGATCCGTTTACATTCGTCCTCCTGAATAAGACAGAGGGCAAACTTGACGTGTGTCACGGCGATGTCTGCTGTCACCTGCAGTACAGGCAGTCACAACAACAGGGCGGCACTAAAGAGCTCTATGCATTGGGGGCATTTGCtggcacacacactgtgaatgGACGCTGGGCCCTGCAGGTATGAGTGAGAAGAATTCAAATCTGGTTTAGGAGACACTTGTCACATTTGTCTCCCTTCTGTCTACAGGTGTGTGCGTTGGTGCGCTGTGCAGGGTTGGAGTCCAGCTCCTGCGGACAGCAAGTGGAAGAGGCAGAGACTAAAATGGACTTCCTGTTGGAGGGGACGTTTGGGACCAGACATGTGTATCCATCAGTATTGGCGAGTCGTTACGTTCTGGAGCAGCCGGGGTACCTGGAGAAGACGGCAGATGGCAGAGTGACCATGAAGCATTCAAACATGACGGGAGGCCTCGTCACGGCCTGTCTGTACGGACGAATGTACCACCTGGACAACGAATGAACTACAGCTGCAGGGATTCGTTGGTGAACAGAAAATTAACCCACTGGAATGATTGTTAGTGATTTCAAGGCAAAAATGCCAAAGATGATGTTTGCTTCTCCAATGTGAgaattttatgtattttttatccCTGTTGGACATGATTGTAAAGtgaatatattttagttttagacTGATGGTTGAAGAGATCAAGACACTTGAGGGTGTCAGCTTGAGCTGCGGGAAATTATGGAGGGAAGTTAACAATTTTCAGCAATTTtaggatacatttttttaaaccagaacgGGAcccagtagagtgcatacccTTCAATTCAGCCAAGCGGCACCAAATTTAACAAACCCAAATACCAGTTccataaatgtttgaatttttttcaccaagatctttgaattaaaaacaaacgccttatctcaaaatgttaaagaacctgatagaaaacatttctgcATCTGACCCCTGATCCAGACCAAACTTTTATGGGTTATTCCCCAACTGATGTAAAATTCTTCCACAAAATATTGTGATTATATGTTAAGTAGTTTTTAAcgtaatcttgtttacaaacaaaccaaccaacaaatgaacaagggtgaaaacaaccACCTTGGTGGAGGAGACGGAATAGAATTTTGAAGTTTTCATCAACACTAGTACTGACAACTCGGCTGCTACAATTTTTTACAAATtgcaataaatcaaaaacaaatatctttatTCCTTTGTTACttcatctttataaacattGCACCAGGTAGTGTTCATCCTCTGCCTGAAAGTTTCTTGgcagtttttattcatttctgtctctcacacacacacacagacacagtgtcaGCCACTTTCTCCAGTACAGTACACAGACATTAAGTAGTTTACAGCATAGCAGGTTAAAAGTTCCTCGGGTCGCTCATTTGCACCATCAATCCTGAACCAATCATACAGTGAACGGGTCTTACATCCACCTGCTGTCAGAATCACCTCCTTGAGgattaaattcatatttttcatagGATTCAATAGCGACTTCCTCTCCCCGGAATCAAGAAGTGGTTCGACATCAGTGATGGAGCAACGTGCGGAAGTAAGAGTCTTCGCCGGCTGCCGCAACAGCTCAGAGAAGAATTAAAACTCAGAAGCACACGAGAGAAAACAGTTCATTGATCTCCTGGTCCCATAAGATTGtccgtttgttttttttctttagacAATGGTGCCAGAAACATGTGTCCTCGCTCGTCTGGTGATTGTACAAGGAAAAACTGACTAGGCTTAAAACCATTCAAGGAAGTAtcagcatttaaaaagaaaaatgacattgctttaaattttaaaaagacactGGCCATGTTACTGACCATGCATTGATCCTGTCTGAGAGAAATGCATTGTGTTTATACCTTCTATATTTTAGTACATTATTTCCaacttgatgaaaacaaacatgatacACAGACTATTATTATTGAAGAGGTTTACTTAAAAAACAATCTgcctttatttccctctctgtcccttttCAGTGAACTATTAAGGCTCCTGAGTGGCTGCTTGGCCTGTCAGAACTGTGGGGCTCTGTCCAATAGTCCTCAGTATGTCTCTGAATCTGAGTCATTCATTTCCTCGTCTGCAGATACAGTGGACAGTGGGCGTATCAGTGACGTTAAACCAAAGTGCAGGATGTGGAATGTGCATCCACGTCAAACCATTACTGGTGCACAGCTGCCACACTTTCATTAGTCATGTGCAAAACATTTCAATGACGaacaaacactttcaaaacaacattttagtCAAATACATGACATCTTCCCAATTTAATTTAGGCAGCTGATAAACTCCAAACCTGCTGGATGCCCTTGGAACAAAAGCCAGCTCGTCACACTTATCTGCACATTTCCAGAAGCAGTGTCTTATTTGTCTCGGTGTCACATGATCATCTTTTCAGTCTCTGTTggtaaatacttttatttatgtacTCGGAGTCCCCACGTCCTTTCTTTGCGCTTTTCCAACCGGGTCAGCGACGATGACGATGCCCCACGCAGCCAAACCTGGGACACAAGCGCAGATGTGTCAGTGATGTTGCACCTGAAATACACAGAGACCCACTCTGACAGGCTTCTTCCACTCACTTGCAGCGAAGGTGATCTGCGCCACGGTGCCCATGGAGGTGGTTCCGCATCGTCGCATCACGTTCCGGGCCTCCATGAACACATAAGCTCCGGCCAGGATCAAACCACCTCCGGAGACGAGCcggcagctccagcagctcctgaacTTCGAGCCGGGCTGAGACGCGGGGGGCGGCGGCTCGTCCTGTCGGTTCCTCCGGTGCTGTTGACATTGTGCTGCGCTCAGGTGCTAATGCTAATGTATCCCCTGGTTTAGAACGCGTGGAGACAGTAAACGAGCggggaaacaaacaggaaatacgTCGAGCTTCCTGCTTTTTCAAAAGAGCAATACCCTCAAATGCTCAAAGTATTTAAACACTTGTCACAATCTAAACGCTTGTTATCCCTTTAACCAGACAACATGTCAGCTGACTCTGGGACATTGACCTGACATTTGTCTGAGGTAACTGCTCAGTCTGTTTCACCATCCCAAGGGAGCAGTCATGTGTTTGTCAGTTGCACTTTATGTcggtttttatgttttaaacgTCGGCTGCTGGTCAAACCGAGTCCGCTCCTGGATCCTCGTACGTCGCCGCCGTGTACGAGCATCACTTGGTCCTGAACCCGGAGCCTTGGGTTCCACTGTCCCGACCCGAGGCTCTGCGACATGTGGAGAAGAACCTGCAGATCTACGAGGAGCAGAGTGAGAAGGCTGCCcggcaggtacacacacacgcacacacacgcacaaagtaACCACATACACACCAAATATTTACACAGTTACCACACAATTATGTCACTgttaccttgacctttggccatTTTTATAAGTTCATCTGAGTCCAAATAAACAATTTTACTTCATGAGATAAGAtgttcacaaacagacagacggacaacctgaaaacatgtaGCGTCTGGCCACAGGCCGTCACTGGCATGGACCcacaataaatatcacaatgGTCTCATCCTCCTCTGGTCAGGGGGCCCAGATCCTGGTGTTTCCAGAGGACGGCCTTCACGGTTTCAACTTCAGCCGATCGTCCATCTCTGGTTACCTGGAAACCATTCCTGACCCCCAGCAGGAGAACTGGAATCCCTGCACAGAGCCGGgcagacacaacaacactgagGTGCAGAATCTTAACTTTAATAATtaagcagacattttgacatttttaactgCTGTGATGAGGTCTTCCCCAAGCCTTCACGCCTCACCTCTGCGCTGCTGTTTCGTAGATTCTCCAGAGGCTGAGCTGTATGGCACGTCGATACAACCTCTACCTGGTGGCCAACATGGCTGACCTGCAACCTTGCCCCCTGACGACCAGCCCTTCCTCCCCCTGTCCGTCTGATGGTCACTGGCAGTTCAACACCAATGTGGTTTTCAGGTGCAGTTTTACCTTAAAGCAACAATATGTCACTCTTACTGaggcaacagcgccctctgccaCCACTTAGATATATATTCTGTTTGCGTTTTTCATGTAAATATCATCAATGTGTTGAATGCACAGTACATACACACAgttgacagtgttttgttttattacagg encodes:
- the LOC117770882 gene encoding distal membrane-arm assembly complex protein 1-like — its product is MSTAPEEPTGRAAAPASQPGSKFRSCWSCRLVSGGGLILAGAYVFMEARNVMRRCGTTSMGTVAQITFAASLAAWGIVIVADPVGKAQRKDVGTPST
- the LOC117770877 gene encoding biotinidase-like gives rise to the protein MCLSVALYVGFYVLTSAAGQTESAPGSSYVAAVYEHHLVLNPEPWVPLSRPEALRHVEKNLQIYEEQSEKAARQGAQILVFPEDGLHGFNFSRSSFSGYLETIPDPQQENWNPCTEPGRHNNTEILQRLSCMARRYNLYLVANMADLQPCPLTTSPSSPCPSDGHWQFNTNVVFRSDGQLVARYHKHNLYFEEAFDSPPQPEIITFETPFAGTFGLLICFDMLFQEPTVTLVERGVRQLIFPTAWMNQLPLLDSIQFQKAFSLGANVTLLASNIRNDHLIMTGSGIYTPFSATYHHAQRGDAEEGRLLVARVPVLDPLGAGHSVTQEEGAVRKEFTSSADTDSGYQGSCFDSSHPENTSAVSPSMLCDPFTFVLLNKTEGKLDVCHGDVCCHLQYRQSQQQGGTKELYALGAFAGTHTVNGRWALQVCALVRCAGLESSSCGQQVEEAETKMDFLLEGTFGTRHVYPSVLASRYVLEQPGYLEKTADGRVTMKHSNMTGGLVTACLYGRMYHLDNE
- the LOC117770676 gene encoding distal membrane-arm assembly complex protein 1-like, with the protein product MVKQTEQLPQTNHLSAAQCQQHRRNRQDEPPPPASQPGSKFRSCWSCRLVSGGGLILAGAYVFMEARNVMRRCGTTSMGTVAQITFAASLAAWGIVIVADPVGKAQRKDVGTPST